In Formosa haliotis, the sequence ACTGAAGTATTAAAGATTGTAAACCTAGATTTAAAGGACAGGCAGAATTTACAATATAGTAGAAATTATTTTGTCTTTAGTTTTTACACTAGAGGAATGAACTTCGCCGATATGATGAAGTTGAAACATAGCGATGTAACTGGTGACAGAATAATTTACACTAGATCCAAAACTAAAGGAAACTTTATAGTAAAAGTTCTACCTCCTGTACAAGAAATTTTAGATTATTTCGCTCCATATAATACTCATACCAAGTATGTCTTCCCTATTCTCTATCGGGAAAATTACACGCCTACACAATTAGAAAATAGAAAGAGTAAAACATTAAAAAAATACAATAAAGATTTGAAAGAAATTGCAAAATTATGCAATATAAGTAAACCCCTTAGCAGCTATGTTGCAAGACATAGTTTTGCAAATTGTCTAAAACAAAAAGGTATTGCCACAGATATTATTAGTGAATCTCTAGGACATCAGAACTTGGCAGTAACTCAAGCTTATTTAAAAACTTTAGACAACACTGTTCTTGACGATGCTTGTGAGGTTTTATTGGACACTATCCCTAAAAGTGTGTAAATTATAAATCGAGGGTTTGGCTTAATTAAAGCTGAACCTTTTTTTCAAATATAGGTCAAAAACCAATTTAAAATAATGCCCCAATTTCTAATAGACATCGAACATTTTTTTGTAGCCTCTCTAAGAGCTAAAAAAGTGGACTTAATTACAGCTTCGTCAGTCGGTAATGGAGCTTGTTTTTGGTATATTTCCTGATTTTCCCATTAAGGTTTTCAATAAGGTTTGTGGTGTAAATAACTTTTCTAATTTCTAAAGGAAATTCGTAGAAAGCGGTCAGCTCCTCCCTGTTGCCCCTTCAGCTTTTAGTAGCATAAGAGTACTTATTTCCCATTTCTAAGCAAAGTCCTCCAGAGCGGCTTTTGCTGCGCTTTTGGCAGTTGCATCGTAGGGGTTTTCCTATCCTTTGTAAATTCTCTTTTCTCCTTCCATACCACGTATATACAGGTGTTTTTAATTTGGTGTACCATGTAGATTTGGGTCTTGGATTCTGGAAAAACGTTTTTGATGGTTTCTGTAAAACCGTTGAGATTGTCTGTGGCGGTTATACACCTCTAGCCTTTATATCGGTTAAGACACTTATCCAAAAGGCTACCAGCTCATTTTTACCAAGCCAAAGTCCCAAGACTTCCTTTTTGCCGTCCCTGCGCAGTCCTAAGTCAATTTACATGGTTTTGTGGATAATCTGGAGTTCTCCCGAACCTTGAACACAATACCGTGCATCCAAGTGATCAGATATACGGGTTCCGATGGTCTGTTCTACAGAGCAACAGTTTAATTGGTAACTTTATCCGTGATGCGTGATATGGTGAATGTAGACATATCAAAATCATAGACCTCACGGATTTGTCCTTCGACATCAGAATTACTCATACCCTTAGCACAAATACTGATAATCACATTTTCTATGCCATCGACCATGTTAGTGAGTTTAGGAACTAGCATAGGGTTAAAAGAGGCTTCTCGGTCTTTGGTAACTTTAATATAAGTCTCGTCTAATGCCGTTTTTATCTTTTTGGAAGCATAGCCATTACGGGTATTGCTAATATCGGATTGTTGATGTTTATCATAATCTAGATGTACATCAAGCTGGCATTCATGCATCTTTTCAACACCTCGCTTTTGGATGGATTTTAAAAAGGAGATCTGTTCTTCTCCTGTTTTGAACTGTTTTAAAAAGTTGTCGTTTAGAAAATCTTTTTTCTTCATAAGTGTATAAAATTTAAAATTATACAAAAAAAATATCGAGAGCTTTTAACCCCCGATATTTAAACTTTACACACTTTGTGAGGTACAACCATTAAAGAATTTGAATTTGATATGAATAACCAACTAGTGGTTAAATCATTCAACTAATTATCCTGTTTTTATGTTGCAAATCCAAGTCGTTGATGTGTCTTTGTTAAAACGTAAAGAGAGAAATAAAAACAACACAATTTTAAAAATACAGGAAAATTTTTCACACACTTATTTGTCCTTAATATACCTTTCTAAGTTCAACGGCATTTAAAATGGGTTCCCCTTTTATGGCTTTAAAGGAAATGGTAACACCTTCTTTATTCTCAATTAATTGTTTGATTTTGATTGATACTGCTTTTTCAGTACCATAATCTTTCGCTAAATTGAAATTTTCAAGAATTACTTTTCCGTTTATCAAAACATCAAATACTCTATCGCTATTTAAGTCTTCTTTTTCAGAATTAGAATCTAAATTATAAGCGAGTTCTATTTTTTCTTTATCTGAAATCAATTCTGCAAAGTGTAAGGTCAATTCATAAAAACCATCAGGCACTTGCATCTTAAATGCTTCAAGCCCCACTTGTGCCGTTTGAAAAATAGGATCGTTATTGGTATTCTTTATATTTTGATCGGTACCATATTTTTGACGTGATGTGTTTTTCATTATAAAATAATCCCCACCTACAATGCCCCAACTTCCTTTTTCATCGGTAAAGCCCTGCGCTGGCAACCATATTTCTTTAGTTAGATCATCTAAAAAATAACGTTTAGAGCCTAAGCTAATTCGAACAGATTCAAACGGTACGGCTTTACTATCTAGGTTTTTCGCAATCAAATTGAAATCTAATCGATGGAAATCTTTAGTTGTTTCACCATTATTTTCAGAAACGACTTCCAATAAATTTTCACCTTTTACAAAAGGCACATCCCAAACTAATGTTTTATCTTCATTAGCTATTCGCTCTCCTAAAGATTTTCCGTTAAGGTATAAAATAGCACTTTTCTGATTTGTAAACACACTAATTGGCTGTGTGGAAATAGTGCCATTTTCAGTATCTGTAAAGCCAGATCTATGTTCCCAAAGTTTAGAACCAATGGCTATAAATGGTTCGTTTATAAGAAATGCTTGGTATAAATAGTAACTGTCTTTTGGTTTTCTATCCAAAGTCATCACGCCTTTACTATTAATAAAAGGATTGGTATCATGACGTGTTTCCGAACCAAAATCGGCTAAATTCCAGATGTTTACACCGGCAACAAAATCACGTTCTAAAATGGCTTTTATATAATGTGTATGATACGTTACTTGATATTCTAAACTAAAGTCAAAACGTTCTGGTGTTAACGACCGTACTCTTGGGTCTGCTCCTGCTCCATATTCTGTAACGATTACAGGTTTCTTTAATTTTTCGTGGTAGCCATCTAAAAAACGATCAAAGCCTTCAAATTTACTGCCATACCAACCTGAGTACAAATTCCAACCGACAATCATTGGGATTTCAGTCAGTTCCGTTTTAGTATATAATGAAAAATTTCCGTGATTTGGAATCATGGTATAACGGTATGGATCCATCTCGCGAATAACCTTTTCAATATCTTTTGCTAATTGAGTAATACTTGCAAAATACGGTTTTTGCTTTTCTGGTTCTCCTTTATATCTAGGTCGCAGCAACACTTCGTTCATATATGCCCACGATACTAAACTGGGATGATTATAATTTTGAACTACCATTTCTTTTGCCATTTCAATACTGTTGAGAACAAAACCATCAGATTCTGTGATGTAATTTAGGACTGGAATTTCAACAGTAGTTATAATACCCAAACGATCACAGGTTTCCATGACAACAGGATCTTGCGGATAATGTGCAATACGCAAAAAATTACCGCCCATAGCTTTCAAATGCTGCACATCATCTACTGCTAAAACATCAGGTACTGCATTTCCAAGCCCTTCAAAATCTTGATGACGACAAGTACCAATTAATTTATAGTGCTTATCGTTAATAAAGAAGCCCTTATCGGCATCAAATTTATACCAACGAAACCCTAATGAATTTACCGTTTCATCTAAAACTTTTTAGTCTTTATATCTACAATTTTCGTAATGACTTCATATAAATATGGATTATCTGGCGACCAAAGATTAGGATTTTTAAACTCTGAAATATTTTGTTCAAAGGCTATAGTTTCGTTTGATTTTAAACGATAAGCGGTCTTTATTTCTTTTACAACTTGTTTGCCTGCGTTTCTAACAGATTGCACTACTTCAATTTCTATTTTTGAAGCGGTTTCGTTTGTTACTTGTCCTTTAAATAGAATGGACGCATTTTCTTTGGTAACCTTTGGTGTACTAATTAGAACATTCTTTGCGGTATAATGACCATCTTCGAAATGCACAGGATTCATTTTTTGAATATAAACATCACGATAAATACCTCCAAAAAACGTAAAATCTCCTGTTAATGTTGGAATATCTTCATTAAACTTATTGGTTACTTTTACAACGATGTCGTTAGCTTTACCAAAATTTATCTGTTCTGTAATAGCGAAAGAAAAAGCCGTATAACCACCAATATGCAAACCTACGGACGTTCCGTTTACAAATACTTCAGTTTCTTGATTTGCCCCTTCAAAATATATTTGAATGGATTTATTTTTATCTTTTTCTGAGAAAAAAATCGATTTTTTATATACACCCATATCTCGATAATAATCTGGGGTATCATCAAAAGCATCTTCGGCATTCCATGTATGAGGAATAGAAACCGATTCCCAATCATTATTATTTTCAGAACTCACTTGAGTTGAAACATCCCCTTTATGGAATTGCCAATCTGAATTTATGGTATAAGTGTTCCTGACGTTTTGCGCTGACAACATCACGGTAACAAAACCAATGGCAAGTAAACTAAGTGATTTTAATTTTTTCATTGCACTAATTTATTTTTTATTTAATCAAAACTCTAAATGAGGATGCAGGTAAACCAGCATTGTTGAACACATTTGCATATTCCATTTATCCGCCCATCCGTAGCGTAGAATAAACGGTTTTTCAATATTCTTTATATCGAAAACTAACAGTTCATTTTCAATTTTAGGAAATATTGTTTGGGGTGCATTTTGTGTCCCGTTATTTTTAAATTCTACGATTTCAAAACCTTTTGGTTGCCCTTCCGATTTCAAACCAGATTCAGCAAAATCGAACTTAACATATAACTTATCATCTTTTATTTGGGTGCCATTAAACAAAGGGCCAGAAACGGTGATTTCTTTAAAATCATAACTTTTAGATAATGCCCAGTTTGCTAAGCGTTCTCCTACTGGTTTTTTATTCGTAGGATGAATATCATCAATATTCCCAACGTCCATAGTAACCACCATGCCTGTATTTTCAATTTTTCTGTAAACTTGTAATTGAGCTTCCATAATGGCAGAAACCTCATCTATACTCCCTTTAAAGGGCGCTATTTGAACAAAATAAAATGGCAACTCTTTTTTCCAGGCTTTTCTCCAACTGGCAATCATAGCTTCAAACAAATAGGCATATTCATCGTGCCATTTTCTATTGGTTTCTCCTTGATACCAAAGTACACCTTTGATGCCAAAATTGGTTAACGGATTTATCAGTCCGTTGTACAAAGTACTGGGAGCTCTGTGCGGTCTGGCTTTTATAAACAAGGAAGTTGGCATTTCTGGAGTTTTGTCAATAACCCCATTTTTTTTGGCTTCCAGTTGTGCATAATACCCAATAGAATCCATTTTAAAATCTGCTTGCCATTCTTGGTAGCGTTTTAAAGCAATATTCAATTTAGGGTCGTTTTCTAGAACTTCTTTGGGTGTCCAGTTATCGGCTGCCGTACCACCCCAAGCTACTTCAATAATACCAACTGGCACATGTAATGCTTTTTGTAATTTTTCTGCAAAAAACACACCAACAGCTGTGTACTTATCAGCATTATTGGGATGTACCGCCGTCCATTTTGAACCTGGCAAATCCATTAAAGGCGTGTCGCTTATTTGACGCTCTACATCCAAATAACGAATGTTTGGATAATAGGCTTTAGCAACCTCTTCTTTTCCATTTAAGCTAGAACCTAATGTGAATCCCATATTGGATTGTCCAGAACAGACCCAAACTTCTCCTAATAATACATCCTTTAAAATAATAGTTTGTTTGGAAGATTTTACTTTTAATTTGAACGGTCCACCTGCCTTTGCCGTTGAGATACTGGTTCTCCAAATACCATCTTGTCCTGTGACTACACTTACTTTTTCGGTAGACCAATTATTAGAAATACGAATCGTTTCTCTAGGGGTTGCCCAACCCCAAATAGGCACAATGCCTTTTTGCTGCAATACCATTTGGTCTGAAAAAATAGCTGGTAATTTTAATTGTGCACAAACTACAGACGTGAAAAAAAATAAAACAACAAGACAAAATGGGTGTTTGAAATTCATTTTTCAAGGAATTTATTTGATAATCAACTTTTTATTAAAACTATAGTCTGGCGTTACCAATTTTACAACATAAAGTCCTGAAGCTAAGTCTAAATGGTTCAAATCAAACTCTATGGTGTTATGGGTTGTAATACTATTTTTAGTATCCAAATTAATAACTCTACCTTGTAAATCGATAATTTGTACTTTCGAAATACTAGCTACCGAAGCGTTTAATGAAAAAATTATCTTTATTTTTTTTTTTGCTGGATTCGGACTGATAATTACCCCACCAAACTTTTTAATAACATCGTTTGTAGAAAGCATACTACTTGTGCTGCCCGTTTCTCCTACAACCACAAAAGACACGTCATTTGCTGTAATACCAGACAAACAATCATTAGAAGTACTGATTAATTCTGATTGTCCTGTTTGCTGTTCTGTGAACAATAAAACTTCGTAACCAGCATCTAATTTTAGGGAACGAATATCATTATCAATAACACCTCTTTTTTCCAGTTCTTCCAAATTATAAATTCCTGTTCTTAAACTTACGGCATACCCTTCGTAATCACATTGGGAATACAACGTTGCAACACCTGGACTCATGTTGTAAACATTTTTAAGAATTTCATCGGCATAAAGCCCTCCTAAAATACGTTGGCTGAAGGTATCAAAATGTGGATCGGTCAAATCACCATTTATAGGTGCCAAATCGTCTGATTTGATATAGCTTGCTTGATTGATATCGTTGGAAATACTACTGATAACCGTATTTATAGGCTCAGATTCCGGACGCCATTTATTGATTTCACCGGCAACAAAAAAGGCGTTTTCGCCTAAATCAGCTCTTAAATCCATTACCAATTGTTTCAATTTGGCCATGTAACCACTACTTGAGTTTTGGTTGGATTCACCTTGGTGCCATAAAATTCCTTTAAAAACACCTGCCTTTTTGGCTTCCAATAAACGGGCAACGGCTTCTTCATATAAATCCATATCATCTGCACCAGAGTAACCTTTTTCCCAAAGTTCAATTTTAGTGCCTCCCCTAGCATTTACAACCAAACCAATACCTCTATTGGTATATTCCGTCAATTTTCTTGCAAACACATAACCGGGATTTAATTTTTGATTAGAAATATCTTTTCCTACCGTTGAATATTTATTTAGAGGCGTTTCGGCATTTTCCCAACCATCTGCATCATTAAATAAATAAGCATTGGTCAATGGTGCTTCGTCCAAAGTACCAATTTCGCCACGTCCAGCCATATTGGATTGTCCAATCAATAAATACACATCAAATTCATCTTTTGAAAAGCCACCTGGTGTATTACTGGTATTCATGGTACTAAATCGATGTATCCCCCTATCGATAGCGCCTGTTGCAGGAATAGGATTTCCAAAATACCCTACGGAAGTATTTCCTGCAATCTCCAACCCTGAACCTATGGCTGGCGAACCTGCTTTAAGCTTGTAACCTTGCGGACCAGCATTAACAGCTACAAATAAAGGATCTGTTGTTATGCTATTGTTACCGCTTGGCACTGTTATATTAGTACCAGCTTTATAAAACAGGTTATTGGAAAACGTATTTCCGGTACTTGCGCTTACATCATACCCATGGTTGCTTCCTTCTAGGTAATAAATATTATTATAGTATTTTGTATTAGCTGGTTTTCCTGACCATTGTTTATGAAACATCACATCAACCCCTGTTTGTTCTGCCGATAAATAAATAACGTTGTTATGGAATGTTGTATTGGTTATTTTTCCGGACAACTTAAACGCAAATTTCTCCCCGTTTTCACGAGCTACCAAACCATCACGTTCAATAACGTTGTATCTAAAAATTGTATTATCGTTAAAAGATGTTGAAAACCCCCCACCTGTTGCCAACATACCATAAGCGTTGTCATGCACATAATTATATTGGAGGATGGTGTTTTTGGTTCTAAAGTCACTATCCAATCCGCCAGCATCTTCATCTCCAATGTTCCCTTTGGTAAAACGAGCTTCGTTATATTGAAAAACGCACCCATCGGTATTAAAATTAAAAGCCGCATTACCTGAGCCCTTTACAGCACATTGATGAAACAAGTTATACTCTATAATTGGATCTTTGGCATTTCTAAGAATTAGGGCATTGGCACCCGATCTTTCAAAAACATTATTTCTTACAATAAAATTCAAGGTTGGTGTCCAGTTTCCATTGTTGGTTAAGGTTCTATCATCCCAAGTACTTACATTGGACATCCCCGTTCTGTCCACATCGTATATATGACAGCCTTCTACCAAAAAATCATTGTAATAAGTTGGCACTATGCTGCCTGTGATTTCCATATAGATGCCACCGTTATTTTTATCTTCATTATCACCATTGATACCATGAATATCCAAATTAACCAAATGGATATGATTTACTTCTCCTAGATCTTGCGCATTGACCCTTACTCCTACTTTATTGGTGTTTGGCGTTAAATCATAACCAGCTGTTGGATTATCAAACCAATCCGTTATGTTTTTGGCTTCCCAAGCTTCCATGGAAATACCCCCTTCTTCAGCTGGATTATAATTGGTGATTTCTAAATTTCTTATTTCTACATATTCATTGCCATCTAAATGAATGGTTTCTGATGCTCCTGCACCATGAATGATTGGTTTAGCTCCTTTCCCATAACTTGCAACAACAATTGGGTTGCCAGCTTCACCCGAACCTTTTAATTTTAAAGTTCCTGTCCACGATTGTCCTGTTTTAAACAATATTCTTGCGCCTGCTCCAAAAGTAGATGCATTCAGTTTTGATAAAGTTTTCCATGCTGTTGCAGGGCTATTTCCATTATTAGCATCGTCGCCATTCAAGAAATCTAAATAGTGAATACCAGTAATGGCAGTACTTGGTGGTGACACATTGGTGGGTTCTTCCAACAACTCCAACATAGGATGGAAATTGGCAGCTTCTTTACTGTAAAAGGTCAATCCGTTATTATCACCAGCAAGATCTAAAACAGTCAATGATAAAACACCACCGTCTCCTGCTTCTGCCAATTTTGCTATGACATAAGCAGAAATATCCCATTCATAATACTTATTCAATTCACCAGGTAAAACTTCCGTAGTCCGGAGTGGATTTGTATCGATAAAAGCAGGATAGGAATTCCAAGTGACAGTTTCCTCATCCCATGTATTTTCAACAGGCAAAATGGATAAATCTAAATCGGGCGTGGAATTGTTAGAGCTTGTAAAATATAATCTTAATCTTGCAGTTCCTACGGTACTTACTTTATTGACATCAATTTGATTTAAGTCAAATTTCAAAAGTCCTTTTTTAACAAAAGAATTGTTGGAAGAGCCCGCTTTTACTTGAATACCTGTGTCTGTTCCGTAATTAGTATTCGCATTGCTGCCACCAACTACCATGGCATCTTCAATTGTGCCCAATGCTTGGTAATCTTCAATTTCATCGCTTATATACAATTGCGGTTTATTAGGATCTGTAGATTCCTTGGTGTAAAAACGCGCCAATTTATTATCTCCATTTTCATCGGACAAACCTAAAGAGATGCTGGTTTTCCCTAAGGTGACGGCATCTTGGACCAATCTGGTTATTTGCCATTCTACATAAGCATTTTCTTCTACTTTTTGGCTGCGAACCGATGGCGAAATCATAACCGGTTGATTGTCCCAAGTAAGCGTACTTTCGCTCCATGTTTCATCAATATTAAAAGCACTAATCATCATATCTGTGCTCTGTGTATCATAACAATACAATCTTAGTTTTGCAGTACCTACGTCGGCTAGACTAAGGCCCGAAATATCAAATTTGATAAATCCCATTCTTGTAAAAGCGGCAGAAGAACCTGTTTTAACCCACATTTGCTGTGATTGGGTATTCCCCAAAATTTCTGTGGACTTTCCTCCATCGGCATAAGTATCATCTGTTGGGCTTAATCTTTGAATGTTTTGAGCCGAAAATTCAACGCACATTGCCATTAACATTAAGAAGATGTAATTTTTCATCATGTCAGTTTTTAGTTAGTTTTTTTAGTTGATAATATTTTCTTGAAACATCATTAATTCTCAAAAGCACCAATGTTTGGTAGTTCATCTGATAATTTATTTCCGAATAAATCTTTTCTACCATTATTTTCAATTGAAATTCCTGCTTTCAAGGCAGGGGAATCATCCTTTAATCTATAACCAGCAAGACTTTTTGGGTTTTTCATATCAATATTTGTCCCTCCTTTTCCTGGATCAAGAAACATGGGATTAGAGACCACGGCATTATCTCCTTTTGACGAAACATTATAAAAAAGGTTATTCTCAAAAACGCAAGAATCTTCAGGCTCAAAACCCCACTCTGCTTTATCTTCAAAATAAAAAATATTGTTTTTGAATGCTGTTTCTATGGGATGTCTCACTTTACCCCCTTCAACAAATATTCTCGTTCCTTTCCCTTTACCAAAATAGTGGATGTTGTTATACACTTTTACATCTTTCAACCCAAACTCTGTTGGAAACCCGTACAAATAGGAACCCAATAATTCGTTTTGACTGATGTTATAACGAATGGTGATATCTGAATTTATCCCCCTACGCATAATGCCACAAAACCAGTTGTTATCGTGACTGTAGTTGTATTGAATAATTGTTCCTGTTGATTTGTAATCTGCATCAAAGCCTCCGCGTTCATTTTCATCCCCATCTCCCGTATTGCCATAAGCTTCGTTATATTGCACAATACAATTTACAGTATTAAAATTAACGATGCTATGACCTGTATCATAACGGCTACTAGCGGCTGCCACGTTGTATTCAATTAATGGGTCAATAGCAT encodes:
- a CDS encoding malectin; protein product: MKNTSRQKYGTDQNIKNTNNDPIFQTAQVGLEAFKMQVPDGFYELTLHFAELISDKEKIELAYNLDSNSEKEDLNSDRVFDVLINGKVILENFNLAKDYGTEKAVSIKIKQLIENKEGVTISFKAIKGEPILNAVELRKVY
- a CDS encoding CBM96 family carbohydrate-binding protein; this translates as MKNYIFLMLMAMCVEFSAQNIQRLSPTDDTYADGGKSTEILGNTQSQQMWVKTGSSAAFTRMGFIKFDISGLSLADVGTAKLRLYCYDTQSTDMMISAFNIDETWSESTLTWDNQPVMISPSVRSQKVEENAYVEWQITRLVQDAVTLGKTSISLGLSDENGDNKLARFYTKESTDPNKPQLYISDEIEDYQALGTIEDAMVVGGSNANTNYGTDTGIQVKAGSSNNSFVKKGLLKFDLNQIDVNKVSTVGTARLRLYFTSSNNSTPDLDLSILPVENTWDEETVTWNSYPAFIDTNPLRTTEVLPGELNKYYEWDISAYVIAKLAEAGDGGVLSLTVLDLAGDNNGLTFYSKEAANFHPMLELLEEPTNVSPPSTAITGIHYLDFLNGDDANNGNSPATAWKTLSKLNASTFGAGARILFKTGQSWTGTLKLKGSGEAGNPIVVASYGKGAKPIIHGAGASETIHLDGNEYVEIRNLEITNYNPAEEGGISMEAWEAKNITDWFDNPTAGYDLTPNTNKVGVRVNAQDLGEVNHIHLVNLDIHGINGDNEDKNNGGIYMEITGSIVPTYYNDFLVEGCHIYDVDRTGMSNVSTWDDRTLTNNGNWTPTLNFIVRNNVFERSGANALILRNAKDPIIEYNLFHQCAVKGSGNAAFNFNTDGCVFQYNEARFTKGNIGDEDAGGLDSDFRTKNTILQYNYVHDNAYGMLATGGGFSTSFNDNTIFRYNVIERDGLVARENGEKFAFKLSGKITNTTFHNNVIYLSAEQTGVDVMFHKQWSGKPANTKYYNNIYYLEGSNHGYDVSASTGNTFSNNLFYKAGTNITVPSGNNSITTDPLFVAVNAGPQGYKLKAGSPAIGSGLEIAGNTSVGYFGNPIPATGAIDRGIHRFSTMNTSNTPGGFSKDEFDVYLLIGQSNMAGRGEIGTLDEAPLTNAYLFNDADGWENAETPLNKYSTVGKDISNQKLNPGYVFARKLTEYTNRGIGLVVNARGGTKIELWEKGYSGADDMDLYEEAVARLLEAKKAGVFKGILWHQGESNQNSSSGYMAKLKQLVMDLRADLGENAFFVAGEINKWRPESEPINTVISSISNDINQASYIKSDDLAPINGDLTDPHFDTFSQRILGGLYADEILKNVYNMSPGVATLYSQCDYEGYAVSLRTGIYNLEELEKRGVIDNDIRSLKLDAGYEVLLFTEQQTGQSELISTSNDCLSGITANDVSFVVVGETGSTSSMLSTNDVIKKFGGVIISPNPAKKKIKIIFSLNASVASISKVQIIDLQGRVINLDTKNSITTHNTIEFDLNHLDLASGLYVVKLVTPDYSFNKKLIIK
- a CDS encoding sugar-binding domain-containing protein, translating into MKKLKSLSLLAIGFVTVMLSAQNVRNTYTINSDWQFHKGDVSTQVSSENNNDWESVSIPHTWNAEDAFDDTPDYYRDMGVYKKSIFFSEKDKNKSIQIYFEGANQETEVFVNGTSVGLHIGGYTAFSFAITEQINFGKANDIVVKVTNKFNEDIPTLTGDFTFFGGIYRDVYIQKMNPVHFEDGHYTAKNVLISTPKVTKENASILFKGQVTNETASKIEIEVVQSVRNAGKQVVKEIKTAYRLKSNETIAFEQNISEFKNPNLWSPDNPYLYEVITKIVDIKTKKF
- a CDS encoding right-handed parallel beta-helix repeat-containing protein, producing MKTHIVSKLLLIGFITLAACNSKKETSESIFYIDTQEAFDKYSGTEFPEGSKVLFAVGTAFEGQFIVKGSGSESNPNILTSYDPKTKEVFYDAAQKKSVINGLGKVEAPLYLYNGQYWGINNIEVTNTDGTLNDQGKLKGIFVVAEDAGIINNITIKNCNIHNVNGHVGGKWHGGINIQVYGDSIKTKFHKLLIEDNVVKDVGGVGIGNQSSWRNIDTENYYPWTEFVIRGNYIERTGRNSIILRNAIDPLIEYNVAAASSRYDTGHSIVNFNTVNCIVQYNEAYGNTGDGDENERGGFDADYKSTGTIIQYNYSHDNNWFCGIMRRGINSDITIRYNISQNELLGSYLYGFPTEFGLKDVKVYNNIHYFGKGKGTRIFVEGGKVRHPIETAFKNNIFYFEDKAEWGFEPEDSCVFENNLFYNVSSKGDNAVVSNPMFLDPGKGGTNIDMKNPKSLAGYRLKDDSPALKAGISIENNGRKDLFGNKLSDELPNIGAFEN
- a CDS encoding sialate O-acetylesterase yields the protein MNFKHPFCLVVLFFFTSVVCAQLKLPAIFSDQMVLQQKGIVPIWGWATPRETIRISNNWSTEKVSVVTGQDGIWRTSISTAKAGGPFKLKVKSSKQTIILKDVLLGEVWVCSGQSNMGFTLGSSLNGKEEVAKAYYPNIRYLDVERQISDTPLMDLPGSKWTAVHPNNADKYTAVGVFFAEKLQKALHVPVGIIEVAWGGTAADNWTPKEVLENDPKLNIALKRYQEWQADFKMDSIGYYAQLEAKKNGVIDKTPEMPTSLFIKARPHRAPSTLYNGLINPLTNFGIKGVLWYQGETNRKWHDEYAYLFEAMIASWRKAWKKELPFYFVQIAPFKGSIDEVSAIMEAQLQVYRKIENTGMVVTMDVGNIDDIHPTNKKPVGERLANWALSKSYDFKEITVSGPLFNGTQIKDDKLYVKFDFAESGLKSEGQPKGFEIVEFKNNGTQNAPQTIFPKIENELLVFDIKNIEKPFILRYGWADKWNMQMCSTMLVYLHPHLEF